Proteins co-encoded in one Papaver somniferum cultivar HN1 chromosome 5, ASM357369v1, whole genome shotgun sequence genomic window:
- the LOC113283042 gene encoding MATH domain and coiled-coil domain-containing protein At3g58370-like, with the protein MQKNTTKNVQKEHAEDVPSSSRFKWKIENISKLNDESRFSPIFKIGPHKWRLLAFRRGCNMNGYLSIYVVAIECKEWQFAKFSLSLVDQTNNKNTLKKIRKTCSGSPRMRTSGALMSS; encoded by the exons ATGCAAAAAAATACTACCAAAAATG TACAAAAGGAGCATGCAGAGGACGTCCCTTCCTCTTCCAGATTTAAATGGAAGATTGAAAACATTTCTAAATTGAATGATGAAAGTCGTTTCTCGCCTATTTTCAAAATAGGTCCTCATAAATG GCGATTGCTGGCTTTTCGAAGGGGATGTAATATGAATGGTTACTTGTCAATCTACGTGGTTGCTATTGAGTGTAAGGAATGGCAATTTGCGAAATTCAGTTTGTCACTTGTTGATCAAACAAATAACAAGAACACACTGAAAAAG ATACGGAAGACATGTTCCGGTTCACCAAGGATGAGAACGTCTGGGGCTTTGATGAGTTCATAA
- the LOC113283041 gene encoding protein MAINTENANCE OF MERISTEMS-like, with product MAKPWDLSLEVDEVVDLVHASGLWPAIRYAQTEYDSVTASAFTERFYPEMYTFHFAFGEMTITPKDAKKILHLSVTGKSVTENFVDPMPWEDLYQLVESTLGWDKETTELEFCRAAKDVDDLSHGMGQEPKKLKSIKLTNLKKEFENTKQKVKEGKLVMDENKVKYTARAYLLYTLGRLIFPDLTGNKVNAHYLQLLTDLNTVHQYSWGTAAVSYLLEQLAKASRLQSTQIGGNFSLLQVWVYDHFPQLNLAKIDTNWVNTKPTSAKYSFEHNKKKGKSESLIKLREKLDSLNAKDVVFEPYFDDECQDDQHAPVSFYYGPLFHPGGFSLYDPRRVLRQISYIQTVPKEKDEKFKSLVAGTKNTYGFFKPQYDPEPSLDHWNNSKENQIATTHVTPLGDYRCQHSDNYMDWYNQISHPLVINKEALSHAEAKRLAEKATETEKTKKSAPGIQDASKAYDITVKEGRQLSKKMMRRIKCNKPLTVVEQKILYDRWKAIITKGKIYLEKTLMERVTKRTRQEGEGTSRGATTGEEAETDEEQQSEVGSRRGEKRCRGK from the exons ATGGCTAAGCCGTGGGATTTGTCGCTCGAGGTTGATGAGGTAGTGGATTTAGTACATGCTTCTGGTCTTTGGCCTGCGATTCGTTATGCACAGACTGAATATGATTCAGTGACAGCCTCCGCTTTTACCGAAAGATTTTATCCTGAGATGTATACATTTCATTTCGCCTTCGGTGAGATGACAATCACTCCTAAAGATGCAAAGAAGATTTTACACCTTAGTGTGACCGGGAAAAGCGTGACTGAGAATTTTGTTGACCCGATGCCTTGGGAGGATCTTTACCAATTGGTCGAATCAACTCTTGGTTGGGATAAAGAGACGACTGAATTAGAGTTCTGTCGTGCTGCTAAAGATGTGGATGATTTGAGTCATGGCATGGGTCAAGAACCAAAGAAGTTGAAATCAATCAAGTTGACGAATTTGAaaaaggagtttgagaacacaaagcaGAAAGTTAAAGAAGGGAAGTTGGTGATGGACGAGAACAAAGTAAAGTATACTGCAAGAGCATACCTATTGTACACTCTCGGCCGCCTTATCTTTCCCGACCTAACTGGAAATAAGGTGAATGCACATTATCTCCAACTATTAACGGATCTTAACACTGTTCACCAGTACTCTTGGGGAACTGCTGCAGTTTCATACTTACTCGAGCAGCTTGCAAAAGCCTCTAGGCTCCAAAGTACTCAAATCGGAGGAAATTTCAGTCTGCTTCAG GTGTgggtatatgaccatttcccgcAATTGAACTTAGCCAAAATAGACACAAATTGGGTTAATACAAAACCTACTTCGGCCAAATACTCATTCGAGCATAACAAGAAGAAAGGTAAGTCCGAGAGTTTGATAAAGTTGAGAGAGAAGTTAGACTCTTTAAATGCCAAAGACGTCGTATTTGAGCCTTATTTTGATGATGAATGCCAAGACGATCAACATGCACCTGTGTCATTTTACTATGGACCATTGTTTCATCCTGGTGGGTTTTCATTGTATGATCCTCGTAGAGTACTCCGCCAAATAAGTTATATTCAAACGGTCCCGAAAGAGAAAGATGAAAAGTTCAAGTCGTTGGTAGCAGGAACTAAGAACACCTATGGTTTCTTTAAGCCCCAATATGATCCCGAACCTAGTCTTGATCATTGGAATAACTCGAAAGAGAACCAAATTGCTACGACACACGTAACCCCTTTGGGTGATTATCGTTGTCAACATAGTGATaattatatggattggtataatcaAATTTCTCATCCTCTAGTCATCAATAAAGAAGCTCTAAGTCATGCTGAAGCAAAAAGACTTGCAGAAAAGGCAACGGAAACTGAGAAGACGAAGAAGTCTGCCCCTGGTATCCAAGACGCGTCAAAGGCGTACGATATTACG GTGAAGGAAGGCAGACAGTTGTCGAAGAAAATGATGAGGAGAATTAAGTGCAACAAACCGTTGACGGTGGTCGAGCAAAAAATCCTTTATGATCGTTGGAAAGCAATCATAACCAAAGGTAAAATCTATCTAGAGAAGACATTAATGGAAAGGGTGACCAAGAGGACCCGCCAAGAAGGTGAAGGTACAAGTCGAGGTGCTACTACCGGGGAGGAAGCTGAGACCGACGAAGAACAACAAAGTGAAGTTGGTAGTCGTCGAGGTGAAAAGAGATGTCGTGGAAAATGA